TGGTGAGAGAGGTACCCAACAGTACGGTTGTTGCCCAGGAGCATCAGATCTTGCAGTACTCTCCATAGacacaacaaaaaagaaattaaggaatGGGCACCCACTATGGAGAGGTCGAGAGGAAGGAGGAGGGAGGAAATGCACATTagagtttaatttattttcaaaaattagaGTTAATTATTACTGGCAATTTTTGCTAATTTGGAATAATCATCTACCTCTGGGAGGACATGAGAAGTGTGTCTACTCACACTTTCATTTACCATGGTGTTTTCATTGATACATTAATGGAAGATTACGTGCATTAATCATGATTCTAATATATGATATCAGAAATGAATTGAAAATGAGCCGATTCTTTAAAAATGAGGGACAAAATTAATTTGCCCACTTTTTTTCTAAGGAACTGGCTCCTCTCCAGATCActtgaactggagaggatccagttccgaacatatatatagaaaccaACATATACGATTTTGTCATGATTTAGTTGTAGATAATGTAATTGTTATATTGTGGTTGCCCCTTGAGAGCAAGATGATACAAGTTATAgttacctaaaccctaaaatgtCCCTAATTTTATTGCAGGTTCATCCCTGCATATTTTGAGAATATGTTCAGCAAATATGCCCGTACAGTGCCTGACAAACTTACACTACGGGAGCTTTGGCACATGACTCAGGCAAACCGTAACGCATTTGATTTCTTTGGCTggtatctctctctgtctctctctctctatgacacactgttagaatattaattaaacgatTAAATCAATTGCTTTTTGTTAGCTTcaacttttggaataaatgatgatttaacatgttatCAGAGCAGAAATTTTTGAGTTCAAACTCTGTCTCCATTATTTActtcacatttcaattaaatattgaaCGTGTTAGCCTTACTTATTAAGGAAGAGTTTGAGTCTACACGTGAAAGAGAGTGATAGAACATTAACTAAataagtttttgagataaacGGTGATTTAAcacgcacttgcacacacaaaGAAACCCTCTTAAACGTGTAGTTAATTAATCTCCGCTTATAATTGTTTCAGGATCGCAAGTAAACTGGAATGGGgagttctttattttcttgcaaaGGATGAAGAAGGTTACTTAGCTAAAGAAGCTGTGAGGCGTTGCTTCGATGGAAGCTTGTTTGAATATTGTGCCAAGCTGCAAAAGAGTCCTATTAGTAAGGTGGCATAATGCATGTATTATTAAGATTGGGTCTTTGTGTTATGAGTTATTGGAACGTTTCTTTGAAGATCGGGTATGCATAGATATGCCGCCTGTATTCCTTTCTTATGTAAGGTCAGACCAAGTACTTTGCCTGGAGGGGTGTTTTTATTAGCCTTTTACCATAACAGTGACgaataaattaaccaaaataatgTGAAGTTAACCTAAAAAATCTAAATGATCCTAATTCAAAGTTAGGCGGTAATTTAACATGGATCAAAGAGGACAATTGATGTAAAATATGGCATCAGAACAAAGATTTTGAGTTTAAACATTGTCTCTGTCACTCGGTTCCCATTTTAATTgaatatttcataaataaatattgaaagACTAACAAATATAAAGATAACAATGAGGACTCCTGGTCATTGGAATAATAATGAGGACTCCAAATAGGTAGATATTCACCTTCTTGTAGCAGACTCCTACATATGCTGAAAAACAGAGGAAGTAAACAGAGAACTCCAGCCTTGTCAAACCAAAAGTCTTCAATCAACAGAATAACGGTTGCTAGCCGTTAGTTCTGTACTGCTGTATTGGTCCTCCATCAATCCCCCTATCTCCTAAAAATCGTGGGGATGCTCTCCTGCATGAacatcataacggtaattaaaGGGGATAACTTCATGAAAGCAATAGAGAGGACCAATACCAGCATAATGGGTCTTTAGATGATTCCAGTGTCCTTGGTCTTAATCACTATCTTACAGCTAACATTCATCTCCAATTCCTGAAGCCCACATCGCAATCTTGAGTTGGGAAGTAACTCCACCTCCAACTTTTGTAAGGCAGTCAAACTCCATAGTTCCGGAGGGAGCATGGTTAAACGATGGCATCTTCTGATATCCAAATATCTAAGGCATGGCATTGCACTTCCATCCTGTTTCCATTGTTTTACTTTCGCCAAATCTTGTAATTGAAGGACTTCGAGTCGAGGAAATGAACCTCCAAAGACGTGCAAATCAATAATATTGTTGCACCATTTTATTTTCAGTATCCGAAGATTGGGAAGGTTTCCTAGCATTGTCATGCCGCCACCGACTCCTAAGAACTGTGCATTGCATATGGTTAGTTGGGTGACTGTCGATGGAAATGAACTTGAATCACTAAAAAGCATTGGGAATTTCTCGATTCTCAATATTTGAAGATAACGTAAATGGTGGAGGTCTTCCAAAAATTTTACTGCATTGCTTTCACTCAAATAATTATCAAGTACTATTCTTAGTTCCCTTAAACAAGGAAACTTGTCCAGTTCGAAAGGAAAAGTTTGCTCTTTACCATAGTTATACATTTCGGCGGAAAGGACTTGGAGGTTCCATAGAACTTCATCCAAACGGCAAGACAATGACTCGAACCCTTTCAGATGCAGATTCCTTAAATGTTGTAGCTTAAATATCCCAGTTACCGAGTAACTCCGTCCAGAATCACCCATTATGAAAAGTGTTTCCAGATTAGTAAGGTTACCAATGAAATCAGATATATCCATTACAAAAAAGGATATTCTTATACTCAAGTACCTCAAGTGCATCATTGTTTCTATGCTTTCGGGAATGGAGTGGAGTCTTATACACTCAAAATTAAGCACCCGAATCAACTTGAAGTTTTGGAGGAACAAATTCCAGCTTTTATCTTTGCCATCGCCAAAGAACAACACAGAACGGGCACATGGAGGATCagaaaagttataaaaaatgtttaaagGGAAGATACCGTGGATGGAAACTCTGCGAGATTTGTTCGGGAATGAACGGTTGTCATCTTTGAGTAGCTCAAGAAATTtgtcttccttgctctcggatATGCAGAGGTCTCGCAGAAGATCATGAATACGACATTTCTTTACACCTCCATCTGTCCTCCTGCTAGCCACTTGTATCAAGCTTCGATCGATGAGCTCCTCCAAGTAGTCTTCGGCAACATCCTCTATGCTTCTATTGCCAGCGTGCTGTATGAATCCCTCGGCTATCCATAGGTGGATCAGTTGCCTTCCAGTGATCTCAAAGTTTTTTGGGTACacaccaaaatacaaaaaacatgGTTGCAAGCGTCGAGGCAGGTTGGTGTAGCTTATGGCCAATATGTCTTTGCAGATTGTATTAGCCTCTGTAAGGTACCAGTTTACATTGCCAATCAATTTGGACCATGTTCGAGGTGTCTTCTCTTTGTTTGCTAAAAGGCCCCCTAATACCACAATGGAAAGTGGTAAGCCACAACAATCTTCTGCGATTTTTCTCCCCACAGTTTCCAACTCGGGAGGACATGCTCCTCCTCGAAACACTTTCTTACTTAAGAGCTCCCAACTTTCATCTTTGTTCAGAAATGGGAGAAAGTAGGGAGGAGTAAGGCTTGTATGTGAAGCAACTTCTTTTATGCGGCTTGTGATCAATATTCTGCTTCCATTCAAGTCATCGGGATAAGTAGATCTTACCTCATCCCAGACTTCAGCTTTCCAGATGTCGTCCATGACTATTAGGTACCTTTTTCTTCCCAAGCATTTGAACAATAGCTCCTTTAATTCTTTTACACCCATGTCTTCTAGTTTCGTCCACGAATCTGAACTTTCCTTACCCATTTCTTCTgatctttccttacccatttcTTCTGATCTTTCCTCAACCATTTCAACTAGTGCCTTCAACAGTTTTAAAATGTTAAGCAAGGCCTCATCTGAACTTTCCTCACCCATTTCTTCTgatctttccttacccatttcTTCTAGTGCCTTCCGGATATATGATATTTTCATCTGTTTTAAAATGTTAAGCAAGAGCTCTTtggttttgaaattttcagatacATACACCCATGCACGGCACTCGAAGTGGCTCTTGACGCGAACATTGTTGTAGATTTTCCTGGCAAGAGTTGTCTTCCCCAACCCACCCATGCCAATGATCGAAATGACATCACAGTTCCGATCCCCTTCAATAAGTTGCTTCACCAGTGTCGATGAGTCATCAACGAAACCCACCACGTCATCTTCCTCGACTTCTCTCCTACGCCTCTGTAGTGCCTCCACCGCCGCCGCGTCTACAGTCTCCGTAGCTCTTTCAATGTCATACCTTTCTCTGTTATTGTAGATTTCATTGATTGCATTCTTGATGCCTGCAATCTTCTTTCCAACATCGCGAAGCATCATTGCGTGCTTGGGGCTAAGAAATATCCTCCCCATCAGGCTCCTCCTCTTGTGCTCTGCAACCTTGAGGATGAACATGTCGATAACATCCTCAGCCTCGTAAGCCACCTCCCTGATCTGTCCGACTACCTCCTTCACCATTGCATGCTCATTCCGTTTTTCCCGGGAGTTCTCCAAGAAGATATTTATCAGTCGAAGCTCCCTATGGAGTGACTTGACTTGATCCTCCACTCCACCAAAGAAATTTCCTTCCTTTTCCAGTTGCTGGGACAGGTATTCTACGAGGAAATTAACAACATAGTCGGCCATATTTGCTTATATTCCCTTCCCTCCTTAAATCTTCTTGAAACTCAGAAACGTTGCAGATCAAATAGATATGACGCTTTGGTTGGGCTTTCTGTAGATCAAATAGATCATATaagagtttgaaattttagatCGAGAACAGAAATcaataaaatcagagaaaatcaataacctaaaaaaaaataaaaaaaatctaatttcacCATCTGTTGTACTcataatttcaaccaaaaattaaaaaattaaaaaataaatcgttaCAAATGTAATGTGTAGCTCACATGAAACCGATGGCCGACGCACCACGAAGTCACGAGTTTTGGTGAGAAAGAGTAATATAAACAGACCTCTTTGAATGAGAGAGAGcgacgaaaaataaaaaagaaaggaagagaaaatctGGGATTAG
Above is a genomic segment from Alnus glutinosa chromosome 12, dhAlnGlut1.1, whole genome shotgun sequence containing:
- the LOC133851081 gene encoding putative disease resistance RPP13-like protein 3, whose translation is MADYVVNFLVEYLSQQLEKEGNFFGGVEDQVKSLHRELRLINIFLENSREKRNEHAMVKEVVGQIREVAYEAEDVIDMFILKVAEHKRRSLMGRIFLSPKHAMMLRDVGKKIAGIKNAINEIYNNRERYDIERATETVDAAAVEALQRRRREVEEDDVVGFVDDSSTLVKQLIEGDRNCDVISIIGMGGLGKTTLARKIYNNVRVKSHFECRAWVYVSENFKTKELLLNILKQMKISYIRKALEEMGKERSEEMGEESSDEALLNILKLLKALVEMVEERSEEMGKERSEEMGKESSDSWTKLEDMGVKELKELLFKCLGRKRYLIVMDDIWKAEVWDEVRSTYPDDLNGSRILITSRIKEVASHTSLTPPYFLPFLNKDESWELLSKKVFRGGACPPELETVGRKIAEDCCGLPLSIVVLGGLLANKEKTPRTWSKLIGNVNWYLTEANTICKDILAISYTNLPRRLQPCFLYFGVYPKNFEITGRQLIHLWIAEGFIQHAGNRSIEDVAEDYLEELIDRSLIQVASRRTDGGVKKCRIHDLLRDLCISESKEDKFLELLKDDNRSFPNKSRRVSIHGIFPLNIFYNFSDPPCARSVLFFGDGKDKSWNLFLQNFKLIRVLNFECIRLHSIPESIETMMHLRYLSIRISFFVMDISDFIGNLTNLETLFIMGDSGRSYSVTGIFKLQHLRNLHLKGFESLSCRLDEVLWNLQVLSAEMYNYGKEQTFPFELDKFPCLRELRIVLDNYLSESNAVKFLEDLHHLRYLQILRIEKFPMLFSDSSSFPSTVTQLTICNAQFLGVGGGMTMLGNLPNLRILKIKWCNNIIDLHVFGGSFPRLEVLQLQDLAKVKQWKQDGSAMPCLRYLDIRRCHRLTMLPPELWSLTALQKLEVELLPNSRLRCGLQELEMNVSCKIVIKTKDTGII